The window TTTAGATAGCACGTTGCAAATTAAAAAAGGACGTTTTACAAAGATGAAAACGCTCACACAAAAAGGAGGGAAGCCAGAAGCTTTTATTCCGGAAGCAATTTCATTAGCAAATACTTTGGGCAAGAAAGTAAACGGAATTCCATATTCTAGTTTTACAGATGTTTTATTAGGAACTACAACAACTGCGCACATTTTAGGTGGGGCAGTTATGGGAAAAGATAAAAATTCAGGCGTTATTGATAATGAATGTAAGGTTTTCGGATATAAAAATATGATGGTTTGTGATGGTTCTATGATTTCTGCAAATCCAGGTGTAAATCCGTCGTTGTCTATAACGGCAATTTCGGAATATGCAATGAGTAAAATTCCTGAGAAAAAATTATAAACCTCATGCTAGTTTTGCAGCCATTTTTTCTTAGAATGAAATAAGTAATTTTAGATTTCTCTAATTTTGTGCGAATTGTTTAAAAAACGTACTTTTACACCCTTAAATATTACAAACAGCTAAATAAACACCAACAAAAAATATGTATACTTCAAAAATAACAGGTTTAGGTTATTACGTTCCAGAAAACGTGGTAACTAATGACGATTTAAAACAATGGATGGATACGTCTGATGAATGGATTCAAGAACGTACCGGAATTAAAGAACGTCGTTGGATAGACCCAAAAACCGAAGATACAACTGCCGTAATGGGAGCAAAAGCTGCTAGAATTGCCATTGAACGCGCAGGTTTAACCAAAGACGATATAGATTTTATTGTATTTGCAACCTTAAGTCCAGATATGTATTTTCCTGGAGGTGGCGTTCAAGTACAAGAAATGTTAGACATGCCAACAATTGGTGCCTTAGATGTGCGTAACCAATGTTCTGGTTTTATTTACTCAATGTCTGTTGCAGATCAGTTTATAAAAACCGGAATGTATAAAAACATTTTAGTAATTGGTGCAGAAAATCATTCTGGTGGTTTAGAACGTTCTACACGTGGTAGAGGTGTTACTGTAATTTTTGGAGATGGAGCAGGAGCAGCAGTTCTTTCTCGTTCAGAAGATGCAAGTAGAGGTATTTTATCTTCTCATTTACATTCGGAAGGAAAACACGCTACGAAATTAGTTTTAGAAGGACCTTCTACACAACGTTGGGTACCAGAAATTTTAGAAAAGAACGATCCAGAAGATCAAACGTATTTTCCTTATATGGACGGACAATTTGTATTTAAACATGCAATTACCCGTTTTTCTGAAGCAATAAACGAAGGTTTAGAAGCTAACAATTTACAGAAAGAAGATATAGATATGTTAATACCGCACCAAGCAAATTTACGTATCGCGCAATTTATACAGAAGAAGTTTCAGTTACCAAACGACAAAGTATATAACAACATTATGAAATACGGTAACACAACCGCAGCCTCTGTAATTATTGCATTAACAGAAGCTTGGGAAAAAGGTAAAATTAAAGACAACGATTTAGTGGTCTTAGCTGCTTTTGGTAGTGGTTTTACTTGGGGTTCTGTTATTATTAAATGGTAAGAATTTATTAGCAAAGTATATAAATTTAAAAAACCGAAACTATTTAGTTTCGGTTTTTTTAATGGTTTCAAAGGAATTTATCTTGGTCCCATAAATCGATCTCCATTGAAATGAATCATATGACTTGGCATTTCACAAATCCAAATTTCAGTTTCCCAAGCAATTTTACTCGACCATTTTTTAAATTCTTTAAAGTCGGGAAAAGCTGTGACATAAATTTTTCCTGCATCACATTTTTCCAACAATTGCTCTAATTCAACAATTCTTTTTGGAGAAACGGGTCCGTGAGAAGTAACAGCCTCAATTAAAAATAGCCAGTTTTTCTCTCTGTCGTACAAAACAACATCAGGTAATTTACTATGTTCGTCGATTGGGATTCCAATTTCAGACATAGTTTTATTATCTGAATATAAATCTTTCTGTTCTGTATCTCCTAAATATAAGAGTTCACTATTTTCTGCAAATTCTGGTCGGAATTGTTCGACAATTGCAGCTTGAACTTCATTATGTTTTCCAGAAGACAAAGAAAGTATCTTACCACTTGGTAATTTTACAGGAACTCTAACTACTTCTCTTTTTTTAGCATATGCTTTTGCTAAATTTCCAATAGAATTTCTGAAATTTTTGGCATTAGAATCCCACTTTTTTGTACCAAAAGTTTGAATTACTTTTAATGCTTCTTTTGAAATTGCATAATGTGCTCTTGGACTGTTTACTGGCAAATTAGGAATATCTGGATTATAGTCTGCAACTCTAGCTTGCTCAAATTGATGTAAAACATTTCTACGAACAGCTTCTCTAGTGTTTGCTGCATAATCTTTGTTATAAACTTCAGAGAAAAATTTCATTATTCCTTTACTTACTCCTAAACTTATTTTTTTAGAATTCTTCCAATTGTCTTTTTCAGAAATATCACATAATGCTAACAAAGTTAAAGCAGACAGTTCATTTTGTTGTTGTTTAGGTAATCCTAAATCTTTTAGAATTACTTGTGCTTCTTCAATTTTAGTCATTTATTAGTTCAATATTTTCTGTAAGCCATTGGCTTGTAATTTTATTAATAGTTTCTTCTGAATAATCGTTTTTTTCAATAAGTTGATTTCCAACTTTTCTAATTGTTTCGATAGGAGGAAAGGGCATTAATCTTATTTCTGTAGCACTAACATTTACATTCCCATTAAAAGTTCTGAAATAGGTGTCGAAAACGTTAGAGTTTAAAAGTGCAGCTATTCCAATAGCTTCATTTTCTTGTAATTCTCCTTCTAAATTATAAATGTAATTTAACTTATTTTCAACGCCAATTAATTTGTTTTTGTTGTAGTGAGAAAAATATGGAGCAGCAATTAAGCGACTTTTATCATCTTTAGAACTGAAACGTCTTAAAAAAACGTAGTTTTTGTTAGGTAATAATAATTTTTCTGACTTTTCTGTCATATTTATATATTGACTTTTCTTTGGAATGAAATTTGGCCAATTAATAGACATTTTAGTTACATTGTGTAACCAATACAAAGGAGTTAGAAATATTGTAGTGTTTTGATAAGTTTCAAATAAAAGGTCTCTTGAACGAAAAGAAACTACTCGGCCAGTTGATATTTGAATATTAAAATCTATTAAATTATTTTTCCAAGACTTAAATAATTGCATTACATTTTCTTCATAGTTTGTAGTTGGAAGATGTAAGATTTTTGCTTTTGATTTAAGGTCAATAATTTCTGAAATGTGATATTCTTTTAATTTAGATTCTTGTAAATCTTTTAATCCTTCTGATGTTGAAATAGTGACATTTTCTGAATTATTTTTATTTCCTTTTAAAATCAATAATTCTTGTAAAACACTATCTCTATCAAAAGTTTTACTTCTTGATTTAAAAAGATGAACGAAATTTAGGTTTATTTGGCTAAAAAAATAATCTCTAAAAGAATTAAAATATTGACCAGAAGCGAAGCTTCTTGGTACAATAAAAATTAATTCTCCATCTTTTTTTAGCAGATTAACAGAAACTGCCATAAAAAATGAATAAATATTTGATTGTCCTTTAACTAAATTTTGAAAAAGTTCAACTCTTTTATCGCCCTTTGAAAGTTTAAAATATGGAGGATTAGATATTATGTAATCAAATGATTCTTTGTGTTTTTTCAAAGAAATAGACATATCTTCTATAAAATCACTAGCTAAAAGTGTGTACTTAAATTTTACATTTTTCTCTTTAAGCCATTTTTTTAAATTTTGTAAAGATTGTTCTGTATAAGGAAAAAGTTTTATATCACTTTCATAAGCAACTAATTCAATTGAATTAAGTCCAAATTCAACAATTTTTTCAATTAAAGAACAAGTTAAAATAGCTGTTCCACAACCTGGGTCTAAAATTGTAATATTTTTAGAAGTTGGTTTAGATGCAATACTTCCCATAAAATTTGAAATTTTAGTAGGAGTAAAAAATTGACCTTTAACTTTCTTGTGTTCTTTAGAAACAGTAGAAGCATATTCAACACCAAGTAAGTCCGCAAATTGACTTGGTAAAGTGTTCAGATTATTTTCTATTTCTATTTTTGTTTGCATTCTTCAAAGTTACGAAATTCAGTTTTAGCTTTGAGAAAAATAACTTTAAAGCTCTTAGGTGATTTATTTAAATAATTTGAATAGCAATATAAACTCAATTTCTACAAAACGCCACCACTTCCTTCGGTTTCGTTTTTCTCTCTTTCTTTTCGTGCTCTAGATTTAAATTTGTTGCTTCCAAAATTGTAGGTAAAACCTAAGTAGGCAGTTCTAAATTCTGTTTTAAAATAACCAGTTTGTGCAAATGGGTTTGTTGAGGTAAAGCTAACATTAAGGTTGTTAAAAATATCGGTTCCGTTTAAGGTAATTGCGCCTTTGTCTTTTAAAACAGATAATTTTGCACCCGCATTAAACGTATAATAAGAATCTACGTTAAATTGTACGGTTTTGTTTTTACCCACATAAGTTCCAGAAAACTGAAAAAATAATTTTTTAGTTGCCTTAAAACTATTGCTCATTTGTGCAATAAATAGCGTGTTTTTTACCGTGACGTTTTGGTTGTTTACCAAACCATTTCTATCTTGTAGGTACATGTTAAATGCTGGGCTAAAAGTCCACCATTTTTTAGGTTTTAAACTTGCGTAGGCTTCAAAACCATAACTGTCAGATTTATTATAGTTTTCATAAGACATAAGCTGTCTGTCTATATTATTGGCATCAATAGTTATGTTTCTACCAATTTGGTCAGAAACACGTCTAAAAAAGGTTCCAAAATATAAATAACCTGTTTTTATATTTCTGGTGTAGTTTAGTTCAAAAGAATTGGTAAACTGTGGTGTTAATTGTTGGTTTCCGGTAGATATTGTTAATGGAGAAGTCCATTCTTGTATTGGCGAAACTTGCTCAATAGAAGGTCGGTCTACTCTTCGGCTATAACTTAGTTGAAATTCGTTTGTATCATCAGGAAAATACGTTAAAAAAGCAGATGGATACACGCTAAAAATTTCATCTTTATAAGGAGCCGTTAAACCTTGTTGTGTGTTGCTAAAAATACCTTCCACATTAAACTGCTCAAAACGAAAACCTGCTTGTAAAGAGAATTTATCAAAATCTTTGTTGTAATTTACATAGGCAGAATAGATTTCTCTGTCGTACGTAAAATTGGTGTTTCCTCTTGCTGTTGTTGCTGGTGTTCCGCCAGTTTCAACTTCTTGGTCGGTTACAATATTGTTAAACGTTTTTTGCGTGTTAGATTCTAAACCGAATTCTAATTTTTCAGTATCAGAAAAAGGTTTTGTATAATCTAAATTGATGAGCCAAGAATCGGTATTATTGGTAATATTATTGGTGTAATTGTACAATTTAGAACTTGGATTTATCAATTCTCTGTTTGTATCTATTTCCGGACTTTTAGTTTGTGTAAAATTGGCTTCCAATTCTAAAGATTGTCCCAAAGTGTCTAAAACTATTTTATAGTCTGCATTGTAGGTGCTTTCCGAAATGTCAAACTCAGCAAGGTTTGGAGTGTGTAAAATTAAGTTGTTGTTTTCTACTGTTTGTGTGTTGGTTGTAAAATCGGTTTTGCTTAAATTTTGCGTTGTATAAATTGAAAACGTATTGTTATCGTTTAAATAGATATCTGTACCAACTTTTATAACTTGGTTTGTACTATTATCTAAGAAATCCATTTGTTGATGTAAATCTTTATCGGTTCTAGAAAGCTCGTTTAAAGTTTCATATTTTCCCCAATCTAGATTGTAATTTCCGTAGAAATTAAATTTTCCTGTTCTATAATTAAGATTAATTGCGCCAGTTGGTCTGGTGTTTTCTCCTTGTGTTACACCAAGTGTTAGAGAACCATTAAAACCTATTTGTGTGTTCTTTTTTAAGATGATGTTTATAATTCCACTCATGCCTTCAGGATTGTATTTTGCCGAAGGATTGGTAATTAATTCAACACTTTTTATGGATGAAGATGGAATTTGTTTTAAAATCTGAGAAGACGATAAATTAGACGGTTTTCCATCAACCAAAACACGCACATTTTCATTTCCACGAAGTGAAACAGAACCCGATTGTAAGTTTACACTCACAGAAGGAATATTTTGCATCATTTGCAACGCATTGGTTCCTGCGGCAGATAAATCTTTACCAACATTAACCACTCGTCTGTCTATTTTTTGAGTAATAGAAGTGGTTTCAGCTTGTATTTCAACTTCATTTAAAAGTGTAGCATCTTCTTGTAAAGAAAGTGTACCTAAATTGAGTTGTGAGTTTTCTGGTGTAAAATCTACTTGTTTTAGTATGGTTTTATAACCAATAAACTGAATTTCGATTTTAGTTTTTCCCAACGGAAGTTTGTCAACCAAAAATTGACCTTTTTCGTTAGAAATGGTTCCATTTATAATAGAATCTTGAACATTTTTACAAATAATGTTCACATACGGTAATGCTTTTTTAGTATCATAATCTATAACATTCCCAGAAACAGAAGCCTCTTGAGAAAATAAATTAAGCGTACTAAAAAAAAGCAGAATTAGAGGGAGCTTTTTCATACTAGCTAGCAATTGATTAGCGAGTAAAAGTACTAAAAAAATATAATAAATAATAAAACCACAATTTGAAATTCAAATTGTGGTTTTATTTTAAACAGATATTCTAAATGATGTTAAAAACCACCAGAATTTTGTTTTTCATTATCGTCTCTTTGACGTCTTTGTTTCGCTTTGTTTTTTCCTGATCCAAAACGGTAGTTAAAACTTAGGTTTGCACTGTGGCTTTCCCAGTTAAATTGTCCGTTTTGTGTATAAGGTCTTGTAGAAGTGAAGCCAAATTTCATTCCGCTAAAAATATCATTAACTCTAAAGCCAATAGTTCCTTTTCCTTTTAAAACGTTTAAACTTGCTCCGGCATTTATCATCCACATTTCTTTCACTTTCCACTGAATATCTTCTCCAGGACCACGATACATGGCAAATAATTGGAACCTTAAGTTTTTGGTTGCTGTAAAGTTATTACTAACTCTTGCATTAAAAGTTTGGTTTGTTACTTCAATTCTTTGAGAATTTGGGTCGCTTAAATCTGCTGTTCCAAATTGTTTTTGCGAATAAAAATCCATACTAGAATTTAAACGCCACCAGTTGTTTACTTTGTAGTTTGCAGAAAATTCAAGTCCGTAAGAACTAGTATCGTCAAAATTTGCAAAAGATAATATTTGTCTTACTTCATTTGGATCTGTTGGATCTTTATAAGTTACACGAGAAATATTGTCTGAAATTTCTCTATAAAAAGTTCCAAAGGTTAATGAACCGTTTTTAATTTTACGTGTATAGTTTATTTCGTAAGAATCGGTAAACTGAGGATTCAAATCTTTATTTCCGATTGATGTAATTAATGGAGTACTCCATTGTCTAATTGGATTTACTTGTCCAATTCCAGGTCTATCAACTCTTTTACTATAACTAAATTGAAATTGATTTTTATCAGAAGGATTATACGTGAAAAAAGCAGATGGATAAACAGAGAAAATATCATCAGTAACATTTGCAGGTGTTTCGTTTTCTAAATTAAAGTTTCCTTCAATACTATATTGTTCTAAACGAGCACCTAATTGCATGGTTACTTTTCCGAAGTTATGACCGTAATTTACATAACCAGAATAAATTTTTCTATCGTAATTAAAAGAAGAGTTTCCTATTCTTTCTGTTCCTGTAATTTGTGGATTTCCGTTAACATCATACACAATTTCTCCATTAGTATCTCTTAAATACGTGTATTCTTCTTGGTCTGTAACATTAATATTTTCGGTATTGTTAACTCTATATTCTAAACCAACTTCTAACTTTCCTTTTTCAGAAATAGGATTTGTATAATCAATATTAATTAACGTGTTATCTCTATCGTTTTTAATGCTATTTTCATAATTTAATAACTTAGTATTTGGGTTAATTAAATCTTGATTTATAGAGTTCTCAGGAGAATCTGAATTAGAAAAAGTAGTTTCAAATTCTAAATTATGGCCTTCTTTGTCAAAATCTATTTTATAATTTAGGTTGTAAGCACTAGAAGTTCCGTCAATTTTTTGTGTGTTTGGGGCATCTGAAGTTGCAACATTATTCTCAAAAACTCTAGCTCTAGAAGTTCCTCCGTTTATAAACCAGTTTTGAGTGGTGTAAAATGATAAGGTATTTTTATCATTGATATAAATATCTGCTCCAATTTTAGCTAAATGAGACGTGTTTTCGTTTACACCTCTAAAGTTTTGACGGTTATTGTTTTCTGGTCTAATAATATCTCCGTAATTTAAATTATCTCCAGTATTGAAACCGTAATTTCCAAAGAAATTTACTTTTCCTGTTTTATAATTCATATTGGTAGAACCGTTAAAACGAGTATAATGACCAGTTGTAACACCTGTATTTATAGATCCGTTAAAACCCATATTTGCGTTCTTGTTCAGAATTATATTTATAATTCCGCTCATTCCTTCTGGATTGTATTTTGCTGAAGGATTTGTAATTAATTCAATACTTTTTATAGAAGAAGAAGGTATTTGTTTTAACATTTGAGCAGCGCTCATATTAGTTGGTTTTCCATCTACAAGTACACGTACATTTTCATTTCCACGTAAACTAATGTTACCTGTTTGGCTATCTACACTTACAGATTGTACATTGTTTAGTAATTCTGATGCAGTTGTACCTGCGGAAGTTAAATCTTTACCAACATTAATAACTTTTCTGTCTACTTTTTGCACAACTGTTGAGGTTTCTGCACGAACAACAACTTCATCTAAAGTTGTAGCATCTTCAATTAAAGAAATGGTTCCTAGAGCAATACTTTTCTTTTTTGAAGTGATATTTATTTTCTTGGTAATCGTTTTATATCCTATAAATTGAATTTCAACTAAACTGCTTCCTCTTGGAATATCTTTAATTTTAAAAATTCCGTTATCATCTGTAATACCTCCAGTAAGAACTTTGTTTTCAGTATCTCTAATAATAATGTTTACATACGGTAAAGCTTCTTTTGTGGTGTTGTCTATTACTTTACCAGAAATTATACCTGGTTTTGGTAATTTGTCTTTAGCTAATTGAGCAAAGGAATTTGCTGTTACGGTTAGTAATAAAAACAGTAGTATTTTTTTCATTGAATTTAGTTTATTTGTGTTTTATTGATGCTATATAGACGAGGCAATTTGTATTTTTGTTACTATCTTTAACACTGTTTAACGTAATATTAACAAATGAAAAATGTAACACTAGTTCTAGGAGCTTCTTTAAAAACGGAACGCTATTCTAATAAGGCAATTAAGAAATTAATAGCACATAATCATGTGGTAGAAGCTATTGGTTTAAGAGAAGGTGAAGTAAATGGAGTTCATATAAATAAAGAGAAAATTGAGTTTTCTACAATAGATACGGTAACATTATATTTAAACCCAACTAGGCAAGAAGAATATTATAATTATATAATAAGTTTAGCGCCAAGACGTGTTATTTTTAATCCTGGAACAGAAAATTTCGAGTTTATGAAACTGTTGAAAGAAAATAAAATTGAAAGTGAAGTTGCTTGTACTTTGGTGTTGTTAGCTACTAATCAATATTGATATAAGTTTGTCATTCCTGCGAAGGCAGGAATCTATTATTTAAGATTTTACGGATGGCCTGCCTACGCAGGAATAAAAAATCATAAAATTGTGTTGGGAACTACTTTAAACAGTAAAACTTTTACCAGCTTCTGCATTTTCTACAGTTGGAAAAACTGCTTCCGCTTCGGTTTTAAAATCTACAATATTTGGGTATCTACTAGAATAATGCCCAACAATTAATTTACCAACTTCAGCATCTCTAGCAATAATACCTGCTTGTTTTGCGGTTGAGTGTTTTGTTTTTTCGCACAAATCTTCACGGTCATTTAAAAAAGTAGCTTCGTGGTATAATAAATCTACATTTTTAATAATTGGAATAATATCAGGCTTATACATAGTGTCGCTACAATAAGCATAACTCTTTGGCTTTTCTGGTGCCGAAGTTAACATGGAATTTGGTAAAACTTCACCTGTAGATAAGGTAAAATCTCTACCAGCTTTTATATTATTGTAATCGCAAGTTTCAATTTCTTTGTAGGTTTTAACTACATCAATATTTAAACCTCTGGGTTTTGGTTTTTCTTTAAAAAGAAATCCATTTGTATAAACTCTATGCGTTAAAGGGATTGTTGTTACGCTCACTTTATCATCTTCAAAAATAAGTTCGCTTTCTGTAGAAGTTAACTCATGAAAAATTAACTGATAACTTGTCCAAGATTTTGATAGTTTTAACTGTAAAACCGTTACTTCTTTAATGCCTTTTGGGCCATAAACGTGTAAATCTTTTTCTCTACCAAGAATTCCGAAAGTGCTAATTAAGCCAATTAGCCCAAAGAAATGATCTCCGTGTAAATGAGAAATAAAAATATGATTAATTTTAGAAAAACCAACTTTATATTTTCGCATTTGGCGTTGTGTACCTTCACCACAATCAATAATAAAATGACTGTTGTTAATTTCTAAATGTTGCGATGTTGGATGCGCATTAATACGAGGTGTTGCAGAATGGCAACCTAAAATGGTGAGTTTTAAACTCATTTTATAACAAAGCGTTTAGAGTGTGTTTTGTTTACAGTTTGAATAGCATAAATGTACATGCCCGATTTTAAATCGTTTTTTTGAAAAGGAATAGTATTTCTACCTTCTTTAACCTTAATTACTTTATTGTAAACCGTTTTTCCTAAAACATTTTTCACAATAAAAAAGGCTTCTTGTGGTTGGTTTGCTTCAAAAGAAATTGTTGTTGAATTTACAAATGGATTAGGCGAAGTAACTAACTTGTCAATAGTTTTTTCTTGCGAAAAAGCCATAACAGAAATCAGTAAGAATAGTATTAAAAGTAATTTTTTCACCATGCATTATTTGTTAAAAAGGCATTTAATTAAAAGCCTAAATCACGTTGAATTTCTTCCATTTCAAAAACATCTATTGCTTCAACCAAGGTTGGTACAATGTTAAACGATTCTGGAAATTTATCAACATCAATATTTTCTTTAATGACTACAAAACTTGTGCCATTTTGTTGATGTTGTTCAGCGTATTTCAAAAATACAAAAAGTTCATCTTCTGTAGTGTTAAGACTGTCAGAAAGTTGAATAATTAGGTGTTTTTCTTTTAAATTGGTGTGTTTTTCTTCAAAAATGGCTAAAAATTCAGTGAAATTTAACTTTTCTGAAGATATTAGTGTGTAGTTTTCTTTTTGCTCAATTTGCATGTACTATCTTTTAATC of the Tenacibaculum todarodis genome contains:
- a CDS encoding 3-oxoacyl-ACP synthase III family protein; its protein translation is MYTSKITGLGYYVPENVVTNDDLKQWMDTSDEWIQERTGIKERRWIDPKTEDTTAVMGAKAARIAIERAGLTKDDIDFIVFATLSPDMYFPGGGVQVQEMLDMPTIGALDVRNQCSGFIYSMSVADQFIKTGMYKNILVIGAENHSGGLERSTRGRGVTVIFGDGAGAAVLSRSEDASRGILSSHLHSEGKHATKLVLEGPSTQRWVPEILEKNDPEDQTYFPYMDGQFVFKHAITRFSEAINEGLEANNLQKEDIDMLIPHQANLRIAQFIQKKFQLPNDKVYNNIMKYGNTTAASVIIALTEAWEKGKIKDNDLVVLAAFGSGFTWGSVIIKW
- a CDS encoding BsuBI/PstI family type II restriction endonuclease, encoding MTKIEEAQVILKDLGLPKQQQNELSALTLLALCDISEKDNWKNSKKISLGVSKGIMKFFSEVYNKDYAANTREAVRRNVLHQFEQARVADYNPDIPNLPVNSPRAHYAISKEALKVIQTFGTKKWDSNAKNFRNSIGNLAKAYAKKREVVRVPVKLPSGKILSLSSGKHNEVQAAIVEQFRPEFAENSELLYLGDTEQKDLYSDNKTMSEIGIPIDEHSKLPDVVLYDREKNWLFLIEAVTSHGPVSPKRIVELEQLLEKCDAGKIYVTAFPDFKEFKKWSSKIAWETEIWICEMPSHMIHFNGDRFMGPR
- a CDS encoding Eco57I restriction-modification methylase domain-containing protein, whose translation is MQTKIEIENNLNTLPSQFADLLGVEYASTVSKEHKKVKGQFFTPTKISNFMGSIASKPTSKNITILDPGCGTAILTCSLIEKIVEFGLNSIELVAYESDIKLFPYTEQSLQNLKKWLKEKNVKFKYTLLASDFIEDMSISLKKHKESFDYIISNPPYFKLSKGDKRVELFQNLVKGQSNIYSFFMAVSVNLLKKDGELIFIVPRSFASGQYFNSFRDYFFSQINLNFVHLFKSRSKTFDRDSVLQELLILKGNKNNSENVTISTSEGLKDLQESKLKEYHISEIIDLKSKAKILHLPTTNYEENVMQLFKSWKNNLIDFNIQISTGRVVSFRSRDLLFETYQNTTIFLTPLYWLHNVTKMSINWPNFIPKKSQYINMTEKSEKLLLPNKNYVFLRRFSSKDDKSRLIAAPYFSHYNKNKLIGVENKLNYIYNLEGELQENEAIGIAALLNSNVFDTYFRTFNGNVNVSATEIRLMPFPPIETIRKVGNQLIEKNDYSEETINKITSQWLTENIELIND
- a CDS encoding outer membrane beta-barrel protein; translated protein: MKKLPLILLFFSTLNLFSQEASVSGNVIDYDTKKALPYVNIICKNVQDSIINGTISNEKGQFLVDKLPLGKTKIEIQFIGYKTILKQVDFTPENSQLNLGTLSLQEDATLLNEVEIQAETTSITQKIDRRVVNVGKDLSAAGTNALQMMQNIPSVSVNLQSGSVSLRGNENVRVLVDGKPSNLSSSQILKQIPSSSIKSVELITNPSAKYNPEGMSGIINIILKKNTQIGFNGSLTLGVTQGENTRPTGAINLNYRTGKFNFYGNYNLDWGKYETLNELSRTDKDLHQQMDFLDNSTNQVIKVGTDIYLNDNNTFSIYTTQNLSKTDFTTNTQTVENNNLILHTPNLAEFDISESTYNADYKIVLDTLGQSLELEANFTQTKSPEIDTNRELINPSSKLYNYTNNITNNTDSWLINLDYTKPFSDTEKLEFGLESNTQKTFNNIVTDQEVETGGTPATTARGNTNFTYDREIYSAYVNYNKDFDKFSLQAGFRFEQFNVEGIFSNTQQGLTAPYKDEIFSVYPSAFLTYFPDDTNEFQLSYSRRVDRPSIEQVSPIQEWTSPLTISTGNQQLTPQFTNSFELNYTRNIKTGYLYFGTFFRRVSDQIGRNITIDANNIDRQLMSYENYNKSDSYGFEAYASLKPKKWWTFSPAFNMYLQDRNGLVNNQNVTVKNTLFIAQMSNSFKATKKLFFQFSGTYVGKNKTVQFNVDSYYTFNAGAKLSVLKDKGAITLNGTDIFNNLNVSFTSTNPFAQTGYFKTEFRTAYLGFTYNFGSNKFKSRARKEREKNETEGSGGVL
- a CDS encoding outer membrane beta-barrel family protein; this encodes MKKILLFLLLTVTANSFAQLAKDKLPKPGIISGKVIDNTTKEALPYVNIIIRDTENKVLTGGITDDNGIFKIKDIPRGSSLVEIQFIGYKTITKKINITSKKKSIALGTISLIEDATTLDEVVVRAETSTVVQKVDRKVINVGKDLTSAGTTASELLNNVQSVSVDSQTGNISLRGNENVRVLVDGKPTNMSAAQMLKQIPSSSIKSIELITNPSAKYNPEGMSGIINIILNKNANMGFNGSINTGVTTGHYTRFNGSTNMNYKTGKVNFFGNYGFNTGDNLNYGDIIRPENNNRQNFRGVNENTSHLAKIGADIYINDKNTLSFYTTQNWFINGGTSRARVFENNVATSDAPNTQKIDGTSSAYNLNYKIDFDKEGHNLEFETTFSNSDSPENSINQDLINPNTKLLNYENSIKNDRDNTLINIDYTNPISEKGKLEVGLEYRVNNTENINVTDQEEYTYLRDTNGEIVYDVNGNPQITGTERIGNSSFNYDRKIYSGYVNYGHNFGKVTMQLGARLEQYSIEGNFNLENETPANVTDDIFSVYPSAFFTYNPSDKNQFQFSYSKRVDRPGIGQVNPIRQWSTPLITSIGNKDLNPQFTDSYEINYTRKIKNGSLTFGTFYREISDNISRVTYKDPTDPNEVRQILSFANFDDTSSYGLEFSANYKVNNWWRLNSSMDFYSQKQFGTADLSDPNSQRIEVTNQTFNARVSNNFTATKNLRFQLFAMYRGPGEDIQWKVKEMWMINAGASLNVLKGKGTIGFRVNDIFSGMKFGFTSTRPYTQNGQFNWESHSANLSFNYRFGSGKNKAKQRRQRDDNEKQNSGGF
- a CDS encoding CoA-binding protein, which encodes MKNVTLVLGASLKTERYSNKAIKKLIAHNHVVEAIGLREGEVNGVHINKEKIEFSTIDTVTLYLNPTRQEEYYNYIISLAPRRVIFNPGTENFEFMKLLKENKIESEVACTLVLLATNQY
- a CDS encoding ribonuclease Z; translation: MSLKLTILGCHSATPRINAHPTSQHLEINNSHFIIDCGEGTQRQMRKYKVGFSKINHIFISHLHGDHFFGLIGLISTFGILGREKDLHVYGPKGIKEVTVLQLKLSKSWTSYQLIFHELTSTESELIFEDDKVSVTTIPLTHRVYTNGFLFKEKPKPRGLNIDVVKTYKEIETCDYNNIKAGRDFTLSTGEVLPNSMLTSAPEKPKSYAYCSDTMYKPDIIPIIKNVDLLYHEATFLNDREDLCEKTKHSTAKQAGIIARDAEVGKLIVGHYSSRYPNIVDFKTEAEAVFPTVENAEAGKSFTV
- a CDS encoding T9SS type A sorting domain-containing protein translates to MVKKLLLILFLLISVMAFSQEKTIDKLVTSPNPFVNSTTISFEANQPQEAFFIVKNVLGKTVYNKVIKVKEGRNTIPFQKNDLKSGMYIYAIQTVNKTHSKRFVIK